In the Rhea pennata isolate bPtePen1 chromosome 4, bPtePen1.pri, whole genome shotgun sequence genome, TACTAGGCTCTTTGCCCCCAAAATACTGTGAGGACATAAGGACTCTGGCTTGATCTCACTCCAGTAACAGCTGAGGCAAAGGGATGTGATTTGCAGTAGCTGCGCACCACATCCTTTAGGTTTTGCTGGGCTGGCAGGGGCTCCAAGCAGTGCCCTAGACTGAGCACTTGGCACCCTATGGGAGGGTAACTTAGCAGAGGGGCCTCTCCTTGGGGCACCAGtgcttctctgagcaggcaCTTCAGATAGCAAGGAGCCATGCTAGGAGGTCTGGGCACTGCTGAGCCAGAGAGGGGCTGAGAAAGCAGGCACCCCGCTGTCCCTGTGTGCTCTGTGTACAGCCCtagccctggggggggggggtggcacTACAGTCCCCAGCTGCCCAACTTGCCCCACaagtggggaggagaagggcaAAGAAGCAGAGCCCACTGCAGGGCACACACCACTCACCACAGCCCTGACAGCAGCCAGGGAGGGGGGGGCGGAGGTGACAGGGACCCAGTGGGGTCTCTGGGAGCAGACAGCCTCAACCCCTGGTTGGGGAACCAGCCCAGCCACATCATGTATTGACGGCAGTGAAAGGATCAAACTCTGACAAGCGGGAGGGGGGACTCGGGGAGAGGAGGGTCCCATCTCTCTACAATAACTTTATTAACTGCAAAGCTCACCTTAAACTACTCGCAACCTGAAAGCAGCCCCTCTCCCCTTGCCTAGTGAAGGCGCTCCGAGGGCTTTTGTGGTTCTTTGTTCATGGGGatcttttcccccttccccgTGCACACActgtaacatttcttttaaggATTTCCTGCCAAAAGACAATCCCCCTGAGCAAAAGCAGACCAAGAAAGTAGTGACCAATCCTTTTTGGATGGTTGTCACAAGGCTCCTCccagccccctgctcccccTGCCATTTGCATAcaaaaaatccagaaaactCCCGTTTGCCCCTGCATCTCGCTCAGACTCTCCATCCCTGTCTGCCAGGCAGGAGCCCGGGCTCGGGGCAGCTGCATGAGGCAGAGGGGAGCAGCACGCCAGCCCTCTGCTGCCTCTCCGTCTGCAAGTGCCCACGAGTGAGGCTGCCCCGGGTCCCCCCCCCGCAAGTGCCCCAAAATGCAGCGCTGCCTCTGCGCCCTGCTGCTACTGGCATCCCAGTGCCTGGGCTCAGCCGCAGGGCTCTTCCCCTTCGGGGAGCCTGACTTCTCCTACAAGCGCTCCAACTGCAAGCCCATCCCCGCTCCGATGCTGCTGTGCCGCGGCATCGAGTACCAGAGCATGCGGCTGCCCAACCTGCTGGGGCACGAGACGGTGCaggaggtgctggagcaggccTCCACCTGGATCCCGCTGGTGCAGAAGCAGTGTCACCCCGACACCAGGAAGTTTCTCTGCTCCCTCTTCGCCCCCGTCTGCATTGATGACCTGGACGAGATCATCCAGCCCTGCCACTCGCTCTGTGAGGAGGtgaaggagagctgtgccccAGTGATGTCTGCTTTTGGCTTCCCCTGGCCCGACATGCTGGACTGCAGCCGCTTCCCCAAGGACAACGACCTGTGCATCCCCCTGGCCAGCAGCGACCACATCCTCCCGGTCACCAGGGAAGGTAAGAgggagccgccgggcccccGCTCAGCAGCGCTGCCCTGGCACCAGCTGCGCGGGGCAGCAGCGTGCTCGTCCCCTGCGGCCAAAAGCCTCTGGCGGCGCCTGGCGCCCAGGCACCAGGGTGCAGGGCACCTCCTTACCCCCAAAGCCTGCCCTTGTCCAGCGGGGGGCTCAGGTGTTCAAGGTGAGCCGCAGACCAGGCTAGAGCAGACTTTTCTGGGGGGCCCTTGCTGCGGGACTGCTGCAGTTTCCCCGGAGGCTTGAAAATAGGTGCTCCAGTGCCAGCCCCCTCAGCGGTGCCAGCCCTGCAAGAGGCATCCCCCGGCGCTGTCGGGGGGGCTGGGACCAGCCCGCAGCCCTCagtctttcccttctccctccccagaGGAACGGTCTGAGATCCGGACAGAGCCATCAGTACTGCAGATCTTTCTGCAAAGATCATCACTGAACTGCAGGGTCCAGCTGTTTTGGGGGTGGagggttctttttttgttgttgcttcttcctcttcttttaccgtccatttttttgttcctgatcaaaacaaaaaagttttggTTTAAGTGTTACCTTAAAAGTACTTCGTTCACGTCCCCCTTCCAGTGACTTTGAAGCAAGGTAAGGCTTGTCAAAGGGGAAAGGCAGCTCCATGCAGAAGGCACACAGTCCTCCGAGGGACGGAAAAACACATTTCCCCAAAGGGCTCCCAACGCCACCTGCTGTTCTTTTCTCCCTGAGCCTCACGAGGACTGTCTTGCATTTCCAGCACCAAAGGTCTGCGATgcctgtaaaaacaaaaatgaagatgataaTGACATTGTGGAAAACCTCTGCAAAAATGACTTTGGTAAGTGGAAGCACAGTCCTTCAACTAAAGGCTGAGGGCTTAGGGTCTTATCCTGACACAGTTGTGCACCACTCCCAGTGGGGTCAGTGAGGGATGTGGCTGAAAAAAGGCAGGGCTTTGTCTTAGCTGCAGACTGACCAGTCCATCCTATCGCGTCTGAGCGCCTCAGTCATGAAATTCAACATCCCAGCTCAGAATAAAAAGTGGTCCTTTTAAGagtctttttctgtttgctgcttttccaCAAATAAGTGTTTTGAAGTTGTActcaaaagtaaaatgaaaaagaggaatCTTTCATCTAGAGTATTGCCTGGGGAGCAGTACAGCAAAGCTTCGTTTAGATGTACGAGAAAAAGCCACATGACCAATTTCACGTATAGTAAGACTTTCTCTGCCAATTAAGAGTGAAGCTCTATATCATTTGACAGAGAAGGTAATGCATGGACAATTGGGGATATAAACTTAATGTGAAGATCTAGAGCTAGAGGAGGACAAAAAAAGCCCCTTGAACACAGACAACTGAACGCCACATTATCCACACATTAGCATTTCaagagaaaaggggaataaGGAGGGGAATCCCCTTATAAATGGTCAATGTTTATACCTGGAGACAGATTTGCAGtgtaaatatctaaaataattcaaaagcttttcttaccaaaagaaaaaaaaaaaaaactgaaaccATGAATGTGGGACATAATTGCTAAAATAACCAATAGCTTTGGCCTGGCAAATTGCACTCAGATAAATCCTCCTAAAGCTAAACATGCCCCATAGATTCT is a window encoding:
- the SFRP2 gene encoding secreted frizzled-related protein 2; its protein translation is MQRCLCALLLLASQCLGSAAGLFPFGEPDFSYKRSNCKPIPAPMLLCRGIEYQSMRLPNLLGHETVQEVLEQASTWIPLVQKQCHPDTRKFLCSLFAPVCIDDLDEIIQPCHSLCEEVKESCAPVMSAFGFPWPDMLDCSRFPKDNDLCIPLASSDHILPVTREAPKVCDACKNKNEDDNDIVENLCKNDFALKIKVKEIAYINGDTKITPETKSKTIYKLNGLTERDLRKIVLWLKGGLQCTCDEMNDINVPYLVMGQKQAGELVITSLKRWQKGQRAFKRFSRSIRKLQC